One region of Triticum aestivum cultivar Chinese Spring chromosome 6B, IWGSC CS RefSeq v2.1, whole genome shotgun sequence genomic DNA includes:
- the LOC123136040 gene encoding histone H2B.4-like produces the protein MAPKAAEKKPVEKTPAGKKPKAEKKVPASKEGGDKKGKKKAKKSVETYKIYIFKVLKQVHPDIGISSKAMSIMNSFINDIFEKLAGESAKLARYNKKPTITSREIQTSVRLVLPGELAKHAVSEGTKAVTKFTSS, from the coding sequence ATGGCACCCAAGGCTGCTGAGAAGAAGCCTGTGGAGAAGACCCCCGCGGGCAAGAAGCCCAAGGCGGAGAAGAAGGTGCCGGCGTCCAAGGAGGGCGGCgacaagaaggggaagaagaaggccaagaagagcgTCGAGACGTACAAGATCTACATCTTCAAGGTGCTCAAGCAGGTGCACCCGGACATCGGCATCTCCTCCAAGGCCATGTCcatcatgaactccttcatcaacgaCATCTTCGAGAAGCTTGCCGGCGAGTCTGCCAAGCTCGCCAGGTACAACAAGAAGCCCACCATCACGTCCCGGGAGATCCAGACCTCCGTCCGCCTCGTCCTCCCCGGCGAGCTCGCCAAGCACGCCGTCTCCGAGGGCACCAAGGCCGTCACCAAGTTCACCTCGTCCTAG